GGTAAATATTTGGTAAAGCTGTGGTAAAGACGCACTGAAATAAAAACGCGGTAAAGATGTACACTTACGTGCCAAATGGCGAAAAAGATCAAAGAGGCGCAGAGGACCAGTGAAAGCATGTAGCAGAAGGCAGCAAAAGTGAACatcattaaaaagcaaaataataaataatagtaacgagaataaaaaaataaatggattaaaaatcAGATGAGAAACTCCCACGGAGGGCTGGCAATCAATGGGGCGGCagaaagactttaaaaaaagactctGAATGAGGGGTCCAGTTCGCGATTGACTCGGTCCGAACGGGTGGACAGATCCATGAAGAAGCGGCGGGTCTCGCGCTACCGAccgggtcacagcgaaccgggaCCGCGAGCGACACGCGGCATCATCGCggcttctgcttctgcttctccGGCTTAGAAAAAACACCATTAAATTATGGTGAAAAAGACACCGGTGGTCCTACTTGCGTCCCGGGGCGGAGGGACTCCCGGAGAGGTGGCTCGAAACGCGGACCTGCTGGAAACCACACGGTCTCCGGTCATCCATCGCCATCGGTCGGGGGACGAAGTGGCGCTCAAGCGCGCGCAAGTGATGAAGGAGAGAGAGCGAAGAGAGAGCAGTTATTGAACCCAGAGAGACGGAGTGacgggggagagagagagagaaaaggcggggggggggggggtgcctggGGGTCCGACAGGTGGCTTTAAAGGGCTGAGGACATCACTCTGCCTCTAACATCATCAACACATCATacagtgggtctgaaagagatgggttcgagacccttcttgaatgctgggaaggattcagcagctctgagggacagaggcagctcattctaccacatcaggACTAAAATCAAGAACTCACAGACCTTTGATTTAAGACCACTCATGAACAGGACTTGAGGTGGAGCTTTCGGAAGTGTATAAGgggtgatcaggtcctgtaggtagaGGGGATCCTTCATTTGTCTGTAGGCCACAAGCAGAGCACTGAACTGGATACAGGAAGACGaaagagacgaggaggggagacacatgggaaccCTTTGGCAGGTTAGACACAAGTCCCGTCACTGTATTCTGGATCAtctgaagaagcaggaggaagACCAGGCAGGAGGAATGTCACCATGGACCTGGACCGCAAACTATGGAGAGTGTGATGAGATGTAGGTGGATCCTGAGGATGTTATACAGGAGGTATTTACAGAATCATTCATAGCAGTTCAGCTGTAAAGTATCTTTTGATCCACTGatttaacataaaaatgtcCTGAGTCATGATTACATTTCCCAGCATCACCACTCAGATggagacaaaaatgaaaatgtacaaagttCTTCAACCATCTGGGATCTACTGTAGAAATTATTTCCTCTGATGATTAAACCTTCGCATTTACATTCAGGATAGCAGCTTTACGTTTTAAACTTTGCTTTCCTCACACTTTTTCACTGCTCGACTGTCTCGTTTGAAGCTCTTTGCCGAGGAACCTTCTCGTGGGCCAGTCAGTCACCCACAGCCGTCCGGCACTgctcctgcagggggcgctgtgcgACCCTCGCCTACGTCACAGCGGGATCACGGTACTGTATCGCTGTCTTCCAGCGCCCTCGCGTGGCCCGAATGCGAACTTCAGCTCCACATTTCTGAACGGCTGTACAAAGTTCGACTGTACTTCCAACAGGGGGCGCTAACATCAATTTTAAACGCTTCCGCGGCGGCGATGCGACGGAGCTTCTGCAGAACGCGCCACCAAACGGCGCGTTTAAAAATGGATGACCCGACATTAATTAATTAGGCATTTTATTGCAGCGATTCAATAAATCATGCGGCCGAGGGTAACTTCAAAGCGCcgtttttttgcccccccccccagtcccctTGAATCCCCGCCGTCTTACAGGACACGCGCGAACTCCGCAGTGTGAAAGTGCGTCGGGCTCCGCGGAATGCGCCGTCACCATGGAGACCGACCGCTTCCCCCGTTTCGTCCAGAAGCCCGGCAACCGTTTGTGGGGAAACAGTCCGGCGGATCGCAGAATTCACTGGTGGGACAATAAAACGCTCCTCGGAGTTCGGTCCTTATtttaaagaagggaaaaatgCACGAGGGCAACGAGGACCTCACGCGACTCGTAAAGAGAGGTGAcctacagcacacacacttttagaacTTTGAAACGAACCGGCTTTAGAAGCTAGTGGTGTGTTTTGATTTACGTCCTAACAGTCTCGACTCGTCGTGTCAATCAATGCGCAGCAGTGCTCAAGACATCATGTTGCAAATACAGTTAGAAATAAATGGATTAAAGTCAAATCAAATCTGATTCAATTCAACGCAttacaatttttcagttttgttcatatataattttgtttttccaagaaACGCAGCAGCGCAGGGCCATAGATGAAATTCTGTGTTGGCTGggtcataattaaaaaaataaaaatgaaatgatgagGCTCTCATGAATTCACCTGATCGCTACCTTGCCCACTGGGGGTTAGTGCCACTGAGTCGAGGTCGACCGTTAGTGACAACTCCAGTGGTTTCCAAGGTATGACAGGGCACAGGAGTGCTTTACTGTTGCCTCCTTCCACACACCTTTGGGAAGAAACACACTTAAACGTGGAGAAGATGCGGTCTCCACATAGACTGATCAGGGACCGAACCCCAAGTGCTGTGACATGTttatccgctgtgccaccatgctgctgctcTAATGACCTGCATGATGAACACCTGCCACAGCCTGCAAACACTGAGACCCCACAGTAACCTTCGCTCTGCAGGACAGCAGAGAGACTACGTGCCGGGCACCCCCTTGAAGTCCTCGGAGGAGCCCGCGAAAAGGCGCGGCCGGCGTCACTTCCCTCCGACGTACGGGGACGAGTCTGGCTTCAGGCCTCACGTAGCGCACGTAGAACCCAAACTCACAGAGTAAGTGCCTTTCTTCCTACGGACGACCTCAAGGCAGCTCCGCAGACCCTTGTCCGGGTCTTCCTCGTTCCGGACTAGATCTGCTCTGCGGATCATTCTTTATGCAGCACGAAAACGGTCTACAAGCTTCCATTGTTTATTTCAACAGAAAATTAACTCCGCGATGCTTTTGGATTGCTATTTACGATGCCATCAGCTGGCCAGTGACATCTCCGAATCATGATAGTGTGGCGTAACATTGCGGTAGATAATCTGACCTTTATGACCTTGTGTATTATTATAgtgttaaaaaatacacatctcTTGAAAATGTGCGGCAAACAAGTTATGCAGCACTGACATGGCCactaagaaattttttttcgtatttaaacattaaatttatgTCGTCTTTAAACGGGTGCTGAAGGAATGATCCAGCAGTTTCCCACCCCGTGACTTTAATGCGCTGAGGACGAgcactagtaataataataataataactgtaataagcggtggtgcagtgggttggaccacattcctcctttccggtgggtctggggttcgagtcccgcttggggtgcctcgtgacggactggcgtcccgtcctgggtgtgtcccctccccctctggctttacaccctgtgttaccgggtaggctccgcgaccccgtatgggacaagcggttctgaaaatgtgtgtgtaataaacagGCCAAGTTGAACGCAGTGGACCGAAGGGGTTACTTGGCCCTTCGTGTGATTTTTTTGCCCTATCGAATGTCCATCTGAACTTTCTGTGAAGTGCTTTGCCACATCGGGATTAGGCGCTGTGCTCTGATCCCCCACCGAGTCACGTCCCTTTCATGTTCCTGCTCCGCAGGACTGACCTTGACTGGAAATCCCGGCTCCGCTGGCTGCCCGAGCCGCGCTACAGCGACGCCCCGCTTCCTCACATCAAAGCCATCCTCTTCCCAGAAGAGACCAGACTGCTGAGGTCTTTCCCCCGTGAGCAAACGCCTTGGCGTACATCAGTAAAGACGATTCAGCTGCCCGTTCGCCTTTACTGCCTTTTGCACCTGAGCGCGAGTGGCTGTGCGGAGTGTGGAGATGGCTGTGTTGTGAACTCCCCGCGTTCCCCATTCCTGCAGTGAAATGCCCAAAGTGACCTATGAATatattacccatttacacagcagggtgatttttactgcatcacttcagggtaagtaccttgagagAAGGCGttatagcaggagtgggattgaAACTCATCCTGATGTTCCAGGTCAGACCCATTGCCTAAATGTACTGTGTACATAACTGAGAGGATAActtctgaaaattaatttaatacccccccccccccccccccccatttcttgTATTTTAGAGGCCAATATGAGGACTCAGTCCGAGTGGACATTTTACCCCAACTACGGACAGCCTACAGCCTTCCATACAGGCAAGCGCTGCATATTTGATGGGGGTCTTCATTACAGAAGCTTGAGGAGCTCCTCTGAAGCAACCTTGGAACCAGTGATGATGAGGAAAAGGCAAAGTGAGTGAGTGCTGACCATACTGAGGGCAGAGAGACAGACGTTTGCCGAAGCTGCTTGTCTTAAGCAAGGttacggcaagctggagcctaacccggcaacacagggcataaggctggaggggaaggggacacaccgaggacaggatgccagtctgtcacagggcaccccaagcgggactcaaaccccagacccaccagagagcaggacccagccaaacctgctgcaccactgtgcccccatactaaatgcatttcttttattCCATTAGTTTGTCAGAACACATTACTTTCAGTTCTTGTGGTACATGTAGTTGAGTCGAGAGGGATTGGAGGGTAAATTGCATGTAATTTGCATATCATTGGGTTCCCATaggaataaatgaatggaaactgTTTATTTCAAAGGAAATGGCATATAAAGCTTATCAAATACGGTACCataacacacaaaacaataatagtaaatataataataaacatgcaCCCTTTGTGTGCTATATGTTAGTGAATgagtgtgatggactggtgttcaatccagggtgtaccttgcttTGCACCCTAGGATAGGCTTTTGACTTCTTGGACCTTGCATTGCACAAGAGGATA
This genomic window from Scleropages formosus chromosome 1, fSclFor1.1, whole genome shotgun sequence contains:
- the spats1 gene encoding spermatogenesis-associated serine-rich protein 1, which translates into the protein MTCMMNTCHSLQTLRPHSNLRSAGQQRDYVPGTPLKSSEEPAKRRGRRHFPPTYGDESGFRPHVAHVEPKLTETDLDWKSRLRWLPEPRYSDAPLPHIKAILFPEETRLLRSFPQANMRTQSEWTFYPNYGQPTAFHTGKRCIFDGGLHYRSLRSSSEATLEPVMMRKRQIQCSDCSSNAGKPYLNPEYSPDFHKFGSTGLGSSGPPKADTFIPLFPVVAPACKSYKEKRKMKQREEEILEVRKLNEWRPATPVYHSSLQDENGKR